In a genomic window of Pseudomonas mohnii:
- a CDS encoding GlxA family transcriptional regulator yields MDAQRAIAELGVLIYPGAQMAAVHGLTDLFGVANRIAAEHQAAQLPLLRVSHWQVDGEQAPARVYDSHPGEDGALVAVLIPPSIAGFREGQASQALIRWMRQQHASGATLGGICVGSILLAESGLLDGRSATTHWTSAKAFAERYPAIKLKADTPIVDDGDLITTAGLMAWSELGLRLVDRLLGPSIATGTARFLVVEHSDSASECGSNFAPILSHGDASILKVQHWLQSTGATDVSLTSMAERAGLEERTFLRRFRAATGLKPTEYCQHLRVGKAREMLEFTNSTIDHIAWTVGYQDPGAFRSTFKKITGLAPSDYRTRFGVMPSVVTR; encoded by the coding sequence ATGGATGCACAAAGGGCAATCGCCGAACTGGGCGTATTGATCTATCCCGGCGCGCAAATGGCGGCGGTGCATGGGTTGACGGACCTGTTCGGGGTGGCCAATCGGATCGCTGCCGAACATCAGGCGGCGCAGTTACCGTTGCTTCGGGTCAGTCATTGGCAAGTGGACGGCGAGCAGGCGCCAGCACGGGTGTACGACAGCCATCCCGGGGAGGACGGCGCCTTGGTGGCGGTATTGATTCCGCCGTCGATTGCCGGGTTCCGCGAAGGCCAGGCATCGCAGGCGTTGATTCGCTGGATGCGTCAGCAACATGCCAGCGGCGCAACCCTCGGTGGTATCTGCGTGGGCTCGATTCTGCTGGCCGAAAGCGGCCTGCTCGACGGCCGGAGTGCCACCACCCACTGGACCTCGGCCAAGGCATTCGCCGAACGTTACCCGGCAATCAAGCTCAAGGCCGATACCCCCATCGTCGATGACGGCGACCTGATCACCACCGCCGGGCTGATGGCCTGGTCGGAGCTGGGTCTGCGCCTGGTGGATCGCTTGCTGGGACCGAGCATCGCCACCGGTACCGCGCGTTTTCTGGTGGTTGAACACAGTGACAGCGCCAGCGAGTGCGGCAGCAATTTCGCGCCGATTCTCAGTCATGGCGATGCATCGATCCTCAAGGTTCAACACTGGCTGCAAAGCACCGGGGCCACCGACGTGTCGTTGACGTCCATGGCCGAGCGGGCAGGATTGGAGGAGCGCACGTTCCTGCGCCGGTTCCGTGCCGCCACCGGGCTCAAGCCCACCGAGTACTGCCAGCACTTGCGGGTCGGCAAGGCGCGGGAAATGCTCGAATTCACCAACAGCACCATCGACCATATTGCCTGGACCGTGGGGTATCAGGACCCAGGCGCCTTTCGCTCGACATTCAAGAAAATCACCGGGCTGGCGCCGAGTGATTACCGGACGCGGTTTGGGGTGATGCCGAGTGTTGTTACCCGATAA